The Palaemon carinicauda isolate YSFRI2023 chromosome 9, ASM3689809v2, whole genome shotgun sequence sequence ATTTTATTATCTTGTATTTTTCAAGTTTccctattcattttattttctctttctataaCTCCATGAGAGCGTTATGCTTTAATTCCTTTTGATGATTCCTTCCAGAGTTCCATAAACGATCTAAAGAATCCTTATGTAAATGAATACCCTAGGACGAAAGAGAATACaaggaaagaagagaggaaaacTCTCAAGGAAAAGCTAGAGAGCACTAAAAATGAACGGCTGAACTTAATGGAAACTCAAGCTAAGGAAATAAAAGCCTTGCAAGAGCGTCTACTTGAAACCGAAAAAcgaaaaagtgagtttgaagaggAGAATAAGACTCTCAAGGAGGCATTGTCCATCGCACAAGTCAGGGAAGACATGCAAGAAAAACACGAGGAAACACTAAGAAACCTTATGAAGGTTACAGAGGAGAAACGTCTCTTACGTGATGACTATTCTAAGAAGTTCTCAGAGTGGAAAGAAGAGGGTCGACAACGCGAACTTGACATCCAAGAATTAGAGAAAAGTTTGTACGTAGCCAAAATGGAGAATCAAACACTGTCTGAGAGAGAGCCAGATAGCCAAGGTCCCAACAATTGGCTTATaaaagaatatgaagaaagaaatCATATATTGGAAGAGGAAATCAAAGAGCTCAGGGAAGGGACAAGAATACTTGAAAgtaggttcagggaagaagaattaaacattttaaaagaaaCTGAAAGACTACAGCGTTGGTTGCAGGGAGCAACCGAAAGGTTGGAAATGACGGAAAAAGAGAATGAGAGGATGGGCCTTCGAATGCTCCAACTAGATCAGGAGAACGAGGGTCTACACTTCCAAATTTTTCAGCTGGATAATGAGGTCGAACTTCTTAAGAAATATAATGAAGACTTGGAAGATTGCGTCATTCAATTGTACAGATTATCGGAACAACAACAATTATTATCGATCAGAATATTCAACTTGCTAaaacagaaaatgggaaaaaatagAGCAGCCATAAAAGACTTAAGAAAACATAATGTCAAGTAAATATACAGAGCTAAAATTACGCCGAATAAAATACAGAAatgtcaaaatagtttctttaacccaagataaaataaaattaaatattctcgttaatatgaataagaatattatAACCTGAGCCAAAATCATTATGCTACCTGTCTAATCAGCCTTAGTGAAAATAATATGATATTGAATTTAAGGCAATTTCAGGTCATGCAAAATCTAACAAACTAATATTTACGaattaattttgatgaaaaaactgaaagatgaacaagcaagatttagaaaaggtaaaagttgcactgacaaaattttcatttgtggactatgaaaaagcctttgatagtgtgcaccggccaattttatggagagtcctgcgttattatggaattcctcttaaatatataaatttgatcaagtctgttcatgagcatagcaagtgaaaagttaatgttaatgaagtcataTGAAATGAATTTAcagagaacagcggagtactccaagggaatatgttgtcacctatgttgtttatcctcctcgtggattttgtaatgcgtagaacagttggagatggtggagaaggattggactggattggtgataagaatttagcagacctagagtatgctgatgatgctgtccttgttagcagaacaccacaggatttgcaatgcttgcttaccagaatgcatgaggttgggatgaagataaatagaagaaatacagatgagaacagagtatgcaatggaagataaaatatcattggaagaagaaaggattaatgaggtagaatcattcaagtatctaggtactatgatttccaatacagggtcttcagaattaagagtttagtggaagattaaaaaaaaagaaaatcagacaatgactggattaagtaaaatttggaaatcaaatcgcctgaaattacatataaaaataactatatatcagtttagtgagatcggtgttactctatggacatgagtcatggtatgactatgaaatAATCTctaatagatatagtagatttgagaacaaagccctcagatggatattgggagttaaatggcaggacaggattagaaatgaaactataagagactactcgagtgccatatgaggatgagatcatgatgagggatagatggagatagcttgggcatgctcttcgcaccccccaagaaaaattacttcaccaaacatttagctgggctccacagggcactagaagagttggaagattaagacctacatggctgaggactatgaagtgcaaagtaagagttgttgaatggagaagtattgtattaaaagctcaagatagagacgactggcgaaatctaatcaaggccctttgcgtcaataggcgtggaagtagatgatgatgaagtatTCTATGGGCAAGGTTAAAATCTTTTTGGAAACAGAGTTTATGCAAAATTTCAGGTTGGTTTTTATCTCACATCTGATTTGGTGATATTATGATTtctattagttgctaagctacaacccttcttgaaaaagcaggatgctgtgagcccaaaggctccaacagggaaaatagctcaatgaggaaaggaaatatactataagagaagtttacgaataataacaatatgaaaataaatctattataattatataggctataaaattttcaaaataacaagaggaagagaaatgaaatagaatagtgtgctcgagtgtaccctcaagcaagaaaactctatcccaagacagtagaagatcatggtacagaggctatggcattacccaagactagagaacaatggtttgattttagagtgtccttctaggagAGCCGCTTGCCACAGCCAAAGTGTctattctaccctcaccaagagaaaagtagccactgaacaattacattgcagaagttaactccttgagcgaagaagaattattacgtaatctcagtgttgtcaggagtaagacgacagaggagaatgtggaaagaatgggccagactattcggttgtgtgtagacaaaggaaaatgagccgtaactagagagagggatccaatgtaatactatctggccaatcaaaggaccccataactctctatcggtagtatcgcaactggtggctggtgcccttgccaacctactaccattaacATTAAATATCACATGCAAAATAAACCCAAAAAGTACAGGAAATGAAAGGAATCATCAAAGGAATATAAGATAAAGACGAAAGAGGGAAATAAGAACAAACAAAAGACTAAAAAATTGATTGCGAGTTTTCTTATCATGAGAGAATGAACAAAACGTAAATTAAATATAGAAAGAATTTAATCAAAAGTCTCTACTTTGTGAAGAGGCTTTAGTACACAGTTAGTGGTACAGTATTTTGATTTCCATACCTTAAACTTGCAAGGTAAGGATCATCATCTGATCTTTTTTTATGTAAGTTAACATAATTATTACAAATTTCATACAAATACCAAAAGAGGAGATTTCCCAGATCaagttcggcgtcaatgaccttagatgttaggatgacagataactgataatcgatcaatcaatcaatcaatcactgatCCTGACACACActctttttattattctcattgttACAGGCTGAGGGCGCAGACGGCATCAAAACTACCGTTGTCTGTCCCTTTTTTGTCAACAAGGATAAGTTTGATGGAGCCATTGCTACCAGGTAAGTAACCACTCTTGGTGACTATGTTTACAGAATTTTGTAGACAAATATAAATTAATCAATCCATATCTTCAATTGTTCATATAATGTCAAACTTGCAACAaaagattttatgttgaacaggccgacacgagtctttttatagtttatatatgaaatgtctgttttatagttgttagtgtttttatttccttttaaaatgttcattacttctaataccgtttatctatttccttatttcatttcctcattgggttatttttccctgttggaacacttaggtttatagcgtcttgcttttctaactagggttgtagcttagctagtaataataatactgtaattctTCTAAGAGCAACAATATGGAAAAAAGTATCTCTCATCATAATCTCCAATTAGAAGTTCTTTTGAAGTAGTAAATTTGATTATATTTGACTTTTTAGAGGATTTTAACTGAAGAACACTGCTTAATTTAAATAGATTAAGCTAATCGTTTTCTGCCATCTCATCAACAATGAAACTATTTCGGTTGTATTTGTATTGTCACCTAATGCACACATTAGGCAATTAGAATATTATTACAGCCAAATACAGCACGAAATACTTAACTGGAAAATCCAATGTATGTAATGTTAAAATTAAACAACCTGTATTTCCATCTTTTATTAACCAAAACATTCTACCTGGCCTCTCTTAGACTACTGGCCACGCTGACTCAAGAGAGCGTGGCATCAGAGATAGTCGACGCCACGCTCATGAATGTGTCGGTTTTGATGTTGCCGAAAATAATGCGCCTGCTTCTACTCTTCAAACTGTAAGTTCTTCCGTGATACGGGGTATTATTTACGATAGTAAGAGCAgtttaataaatttttttcttgggtaccccctctcacccaattcccattttctttcacttctGTAGAATTTTGACAAATTATTTATTTGCTCCTCTTGTGATTCTAGCTTCTAAATTCGATAAATTTCGATATTAAATCATATACAAGTCTACAATACGAGTTTATGCTATTTAAACGTCTAGTTTCATACTTGGTGAATACTAATGAAAGCCAAATTCTATAATATTTTTCATCCAAGATTTCTATTTCAGACTTAGAAGTATGtcacacacaattttactttttaTGAAGCTGTTTAATATGACTTATTTCAAGTATGTCGCACAAAATTTTACTTTCTATTAAGCTTTTTaacataacttatttttttttctcttttcaaaaaaGTATTTTGCCCGAAAAGTTCGTGTACAAAGTTGCCGCAACTACTGGATTGACGACCATGATGGATGGACATCAAGGAGAGTGGGAAGAGTATTAAATATTTCGAAACCTGAAGATATATAAATTAACTATGAAAAATCTAAATACTTTTTATCTAAATCTGTGAAGACACTATTGAAATAATTGAGACAATGGTCAATAATTTTACAAACTTCATGATTACTTGACTTGGATTCAGGGTGCCATAACCACATGGCCTTCCACCTCTTGTattaagagttcttttgcttgaggatatttttttcccttttttttttaagtttctataatatatatgtgaaggatctaatttaatgttgttactgttcttgaaatattctactttgattgtttattcttctctagtatatctatttccttgtttccttcctcattgggctattttaccctgttggagtccttgggcttttggcatcttgcttttacagctatggttatagcctagcttgtagtagtagcagtagtagtaataataataataataaaataataataataataataataataataatactaatactaataataataataataataataataataataataataataataataataataataataataataataatatggagtccCTTATTACTCCTTGTCAATAAGTAATTGCTTTTAgcttttcaaaaaatatatatataagaaaatattctatCTATTTGTAAATATGTGAATATCCTGGCTTGCTCTTACAATTACCAAAAGGGCTGTGGCAATGTGTAATATTAATATTTCACAACTTAATAAagaatcattaatatcattattattaattatccttCTGGGATTTGAAATCAAATTAGCAACAATATTATAATGAACACTTACGGTGTAGaaagaatgaaatatttatatatatatatatatatatgaaatttatttgctTAATAAAAACATACCAGAAACGAAGAACATCAAATAAAGTGGAATAATATTCTACAGCAGCAAGCTGATTATTAAAAACggataatgaataaataaacaaataaattaaaaaagcaaATAATTGAATGAATAATAAACACAACCACATGAATGAATGACTGGTAactatctggcatcataacatcagtggtcattgatgcaGATTTGGGTGTGCATAATAAACAATTTATACCTTAGGatagaagatgaaaaaaattaatactcaaCTTAACAACGAAACATTTAAAATttgatataataatttaaaaaccaGTAAGAAGGACAGCTTCCAATACGAACTTAAAAAGGCCACTGGCATCATAAACGTCTCCTACAAAAATTTTGATGAAGACGTAACTTCCACTCGCATTTAGAACTTCACAGAGAAATCATTCTCTGATATCTACAAGACTGATACATTCAATCAGTAAATGTCTAACAGTCAGAGGAGCCAAGCAATCATCACAAAATGGTTGGCACCTGTAAAGTCATCAAGAACGCGAGTTAAACGTGTGTGACCAATGCTAAGGCGACAGAGGGCAGCTTCCCACCTCGACACATTACCATATTGAATGAAAGCGTCAACTGTAAGCATTAATGAAGGAATAATATTGACTTATAACAAGTAGTCAAAAAttgtcaaatatatttatttatatatatatatataatatatatatatatatatatatatatatatatatatatacatatatatatacatacatacatacatatatatatatatatatatatatactgtacatatatatagatagatacattgatagatacattgatagatacctatattatatatatgcttacaacTGGTGAACCATAAAGCCCGAAAATATTGATGTAGATTAATACAGGTATTAAAAATACTGTACATAACtgacaataacaattataaatgtGAAAGCCGATAACGTACAAAGGAACATGAGCATGGAGAAGCTGAAGTTCTCATTTAAGGTTTATATGATGATTACCTTCTCTCCACTATATTAATACAACATATTGCAGAATAACTACAGCTTACTCTATAAATGAAGTGAAATGTCTAATAACGCCATCAAATCCTGTATTCTATGTTCTGtaacctatatgcatatatatatatatatatatatatatatatatatatatatatatatatatatatatatatatatatatatatataacgggacAAAGGCGGATCCCCTTTAAACTAACGTATGCTGTATTATCCCAATACTTGTCCGATTACGATCTTCATCGTAATTAAAAATGTGTAACCAAATGTTCATTGAGAATAAACCCAAcaaaatatacaatacatatgcaTTAAAACAAGGCAAAAGTAGCCTATGCAATCACACACAAATTAAATAAATAGTCTAAATCGAATTTGCTTCTCAAATTCACTTTTGCCGATGTACATCTAAAAACCACAAAGTAGTTCCCTACTAAAAGACCAAACAATAAAACTGACTTTTAAAAATATGGCTAAAATAAAAATGTTACTAGGTATTCAACAAGATAAAAGCACCTGGAACTTACCTTGATGATTCTTGCAAACATTATTGAAGTGTCTTGCAGGGGTAGTTGGTATCAAATCACTTGTGCaactgaggagaaaaaaaaaaaacttcaattagcCATTTGTAAATCACgttcataaagagaaaaaaaattgtctaaCTACTGTAAAAAATCTGAATCTTTGTTTTGTTCTTAACAGGATTTcacgtattatatatatcatcagaatAAGTTTTACGTGATTCACattgtaatacaatatacatatatcctTTGTATTGGCGAAGGTCTTTATACCATCAGCACACCACTGGCCACAATAATCAACAGTTTTCAATGATACTAAAGCCTTTTTTGTAGGTTAGTTCGTGTTCTTACGAGTTGGAACCCAGTCTTGATTGTCAGACGTCCTTTCTTGATTTGTTTTTCCTTCCAGTCATAAATTAGCTTTATTCCGAAGCCtacctatactaaatttttttaatgaggcacatttgcactgactcacggcggtgccctgttagctcggaaaagtttcctgcgctctgattggtcagaattatctcgttcaaccaatcagcgatcaggattttttttccgagctaaaagggcacccctgcgagtcggtgcaaatctgcctcactaaaaagaattgactataggacttCAGATAAAAAATATACTGGCTAACGATAGATAGCAAATGTTCCTCGTTTGCAgaaagaaacacacatacatacgcacatacatacatatactgtacacgatgagaatgaaaaataatagaaggaaactaagaataacagaataggtccttagagattgcaaactaagcaggggaaggcagagaagacgaaggattgacaagctaagaaaacaTGCAGGTATAAAATGGTAGAGAATGaccaaacatacataaatatatatatatatatatatatatatatatatatatatatatatatatatatatatatatatatatatatatatatatatatatagttaggttgtttgactgtgaaacaacctagtttcaattttgttttgaattgctctctttttcttggtcaaggcaggtgccttgtttacttttgtcacgttgtgactgattttaggcagtcaggtttgggaagccagatggaccagttctcgtgatgcagtcgagaaagagcagcagactcagctttggagtatctcctagttagtggtgacttgtccttaacctagtcctcgaggtcgagatggatttgaagagttattcttcggtagcagcaaagtggctgctgtatcgacactggcgtggttgttcccgtagtgttcgatggacgtcctcgaggatcagggattgtttgtggatgtttatttgttgaaagagccagtgtatgggctcgtgtttattatttcattaatattgagaagattcttttgttaattggtccttgctgctgcttactgtgtttgtttgtttgttgattattgcttattttatttaacatttgcttgaacgtttaagttttctgtttttgatattgtaacGTTTTCTGAATTTTATGCTatgatcatttatgtctctgtgcttcccatttcctgcactcattgtaattattgtatataacttacttttgtataaattttgtaaaataaactaggttaagatacttaagcgttttctgttttacccacccctttggctgttgcagtccatcggttcattccagtctcaattcttttagttttttttaaagaacctgttgaaccattaaggcggttcataacaatatatatatatatatatatatatatatatatatatatatatatatatatatatatatatatatatatatatcacatccacATGCACTGAAAACCATACGGAGTTTACAGAAAGATACAGTAAAATAAACATGATTACCATTAAAGTCTACAGAACAAATAGAATAACATTATGGAGGAGCATATTGTACACAGCTTAACAATACAAGAAGCAGGACTGGGCaaggttatgtaaaaaaaaaaaaaaaaagaaatata is a genomic window containing:
- the LOC137647213 gene encoding uncharacterized protein isoform X1, producing MDPIDWKEIILSILRLWWMCIYGLFCIAESTVRFFLPRDYQRKDVKDEIVLITGGGSGIGRLLCLKFAEKGAKIVTWDIDEEANKRTAQMVAEKGSICRPYTVDLSNPKDIYATAAKVKQEFGKVDILVNNAAIVTSSSLMNSLDDDIIQTFEINALSHFWTVKAFLGDMKLSNKGHIVTIASMAGWIGYNKMVDYCSSKFAAVGFDEALRMELKSSINDLKNPYVNEYPRTKENTRKEERKTLKEKLESTKNERLNLMETQAKEIKALQERLLETEKRKSEFEEENKTLKEALSIAQVREDMQEKHEETLRNLMKVTEEKRLLRDDYSKKFSEWKEEGRQRELDIQELEKSLYVAKMENQTLSEREPDSQGPNNWLIKEYEERNHILEEEIKELREGTRILESRFREEELNILKETERLQRWLQGATERLEMTEKENERMGLRMLQLDQENEGLHFQIFQLDNEVELLKKYNEDLEDCVIQLYRLSEQQQLLSIRIFNLLKQKMGKNRAAIKDLRKHNVK